The following proteins are co-located in the Desulfoscipio sp. XC116 genome:
- the mdh gene encoding malate dehydrogenase codes for MKRNKITVIGSGNVGATCAHWAATKELGDIVLMDVVEGVPQGKGLDMQEAAPIEGYDINIMGTNNYEDTAGSDVVVITAGIARKPGMSRDDLVNTNIKIVKSCAEQAAKYSPNAFIIVVTNPLDVMVYAAYKASGFPANRVFGMAGVLDSARFRTFIAQELGVSYKDVSAFVLGGHGDDMVPLVRYSYAGGIPIEKLIPRERIDAIVDRTRKGGAEIVNYLKTGSAFYAPGASVIEMVEAVLKDKKRILPVAAYLSGEYGEKEIYLGVPAIIGGSGVEKIIEVDLTEEEKTALQKSIQAVRKVMTTVD; via the coding sequence GCAACCAAGGAATTAGGCGATATCGTCTTAATGGATGTAGTGGAAGGGGTGCCTCAGGGTAAAGGGCTCGACATGCAGGAGGCAGCGCCAATTGAAGGCTACGATATTAACATAATGGGCACAAATAATTACGAGGATACGGCCGGTTCCGATGTAGTCGTTATTACCGCAGGTATTGCCCGTAAGCCTGGGATGAGCCGGGATGACTTGGTAAATACCAATATAAAAATAGTTAAGTCGTGTGCGGAGCAGGCGGCTAAATATTCTCCCAACGCTTTTATTATTGTGGTGACCAATCCCCTTGACGTCATGGTGTACGCGGCATATAAGGCCAGCGGTTTTCCCGCCAACCGGGTATTTGGCATGGCAGGCGTACTGGATTCGGCACGTTTCCGTACTTTTATCGCTCAGGAATTGGGCGTTTCTTATAAAGATGTCAGTGCTTTTGTTCTCGGCGGTCATGGTGATGATATGGTGCCTCTGGTGCGTTACAGCTATGCCGGCGGTATACCCATTGAAAAATTGATTCCGCGTGAACGCATAGATGCCATTGTTGACAGAACCAGAAAGGGCGGCGCGGAAATAGTTAACTATTTAAAAACCGGCAGTGCTTTTTATGCGCCGGGCGCTTCAGTAATAGAAATGGTGGAAGCTGTATTAAAAGATAAGAAGCGTATATTGCCGGTAGCTGCTTACTTAAGCGGCGAATATGGAGAAAAAGAAATATACTTGGGTGTACCGGCCATAATCGGCGGTTCCGGTGTTGAGAAAATTATCGAGGTGGATTTAACCGAAGAAGAAAAGACTGCCTTGCAGAAGTCAATACAAGCAGTGAGAAAAGTAATGACTACAGTGGATTAA
- a CDS encoding oxaloacetate decarboxylase subunit alpha, which yields MGETRKVKIMDTTMRDGHQSLLATRMRTEHMLPIAEKVEQVGFHAIEIWGGATFDSCMRFLNEDPWERLRVVRRHFKNSKLQMLLRGQNVVGYKHYADDVLEEFVKRTVDNGLDIFRIFDALNDTRNMEKAIEYVKREGAHAQGTVVYTISPVHDYDFYMRTGAELKEMGVDSLCLKDMAGILAPQPAYDIVKGWKEKLGIMVQLHCHYTSGMASMTYMKAVEAGVDVLDCAISSLALQSSQPSIESMVAAFKDTPYDTGMDLELLSEIAEYFKGVRKHYAAFDNASSSPDTNVLTYQIPGGMISNFINQLKEQNALDKLPEVLAEVPRVREDFGYPPLVTPSSQIVGSQAALNVLLGERYKMATNEVKNYMRGFYGRSPAPVNEEARKKIIGNEEPIKCRPADLIEPELPKAREECASYMEKEEDIVSVALFPQVAPKFLQERMAKKLKVDLELAKQGTDFYPI from the coding sequence ATGGGAGAGACTAGGAAAGTTAAAATCATGGATACTACTATGCGGGATGGCCATCAATCATTGTTGGCCACCCGCATGCGCACTGAACATATGCTTCCTATTGCGGAAAAGGTAGAACAGGTGGGGTTCCACGCCATTGAAATATGGGGTGGCGCTACTTTTGACTCATGCATGCGTTTCCTTAATGAGGATCCCTGGGAAAGACTGCGGGTTGTCAGGCGTCATTTTAAAAACAGCAAGCTGCAAATGCTGTTGCGCGGTCAAAACGTAGTAGGTTACAAACATTATGCCGATGATGTGCTGGAGGAATTTGTCAAGAGAACGGTAGATAACGGTTTGGATATCTTTAGAATTTTTGATGCCTTAAATGATACACGCAATATGGAGAAAGCTATTGAATATGTCAAGCGGGAAGGTGCCCATGCTCAGGGTACGGTGGTCTATACCATCAGCCCGGTGCACGATTATGACTTTTATATGCGCACAGGTGCTGAATTAAAGGAAATGGGTGTCGATTCGCTGTGTTTAAAAGATATGGCGGGTATATTAGCTCCCCAGCCTGCTTATGACATCGTCAAAGGTTGGAAAGAAAAACTTGGTATTATGGTGCAGCTGCATTGTCATTATACCAGCGGCATGGCCTCAATGACTTATATGAAAGCCGTGGAGGCCGGGGTGGATGTGCTTGACTGTGCTATATCCTCCCTGGCATTGCAAAGCTCACAGCCGTCTATCGAGAGCATGGTGGCGGCATTTAAGGATACTCCGTATGATACGGGAATGGATCTCGAACTGCTTTCGGAGATTGCCGAATACTTTAAAGGGGTGCGCAAACATTACGCTGCTTTTGATAATGCCAGCAGCAGTCCGGATACCAATGTACTGACCTACCAGATACCCGGTGGTATGATTTCAAACTTTATCAATCAGCTTAAAGAGCAAAATGCTCTGGATAAATTACCTGAGGTGTTGGCTGAAGTGCCCCGGGTGAGGGAGGACTTTGGCTACCCGCCGCTGGTTACCCCTTCCAGCCAAATTGTGGGCTCTCAGGCGGCATTGAATGTGTTGCTCGGGGAACGTTATAAAATGGCTACCAACGAAGTTAAAAACTACATGCGTGGATTTTACGGACGTTCTCCCGCACCGGTGAATGAAGAGGCCCGCAAGAAGATCATCGGTAACGAAGAACCGATTAAATGCCGTCCGGCGGATTTAATTGAACCGGAGCTGCCCAAAGCCAGAGAAGAATGCGCATCTTATATGGAAAAAGAGGAAGACATTGTTTCGGTAGCTTTATTCCCGCAGGTAGCACCTAAATTTCTGCAGGAAAGAATGGCTAAGAAACTTAAAGTAGATCTGGAGCTAGCCAAACAAGGTACGGATTTTTATCCTATCTAA
- a CDS encoding DUF5698 domain-containing protein yields the protein MEQYLPVISGYLFIFCARVIDMSLDVIRILMLMRDRRILAAVIGFFEVAVFVLALNEVLKGGLNDPGKVIAYAGGFATGNYIGSLIEERLAMGFLSIQIFPPIRLVNNITYQMRNEGFGVTSVTGCGRDGERIILFVLIKRKDLNKALHIIDQVCPEVFFNVSDAKRIHGGVFPVKKGK from the coding sequence ATGGAGCAGTACCTACCGGTAATATCAGGATATCTATTTATTTTTTGTGCCAGGGTAATCGACATGTCCCTGGACGTAATACGCATATTGATGTTAATGAGGGATCGGCGTATTTTAGCTGCAGTTATTGGTTTTTTTGAGGTCGCTGTTTTTGTGCTGGCCTTAAATGAGGTGTTAAAGGGTGGGCTAAATGACCCGGGCAAAGTAATCGCTTACGCGGGTGGTTTCGCAACCGGAAACTATATAGGCAGCTTAATTGAAGAACGTCTGGCCATGGGCTTTTTGTCTATTCAAATATTCCCACCCATTAGACTGGTAAATAATATTACTTATCAAATGCGTAATGAAGGTTTTGGTGTGACCAGTGTCACCGGTTGCGGACGTGATGGTGAAAGAATAATATTGTTCGTATTAATTAAGCGAAAAGACCTAAATAAGGCATTGCATATAATTGATCAAGTTTGCCCGGAAGTTTTCTTTAACGTTTCCGATGCCAAGCGTATTCACGGCGGCGTTTTTCCTGTTAAAAAGGGTAAATAA
- a CDS encoding glycosyltransferase family 4 protein, whose product MGLKIGIFTDSYRPYTSGVVRSIETFSEELQAQGHEIFIFAPEYPKQNHDHMNENRVFRFSSIPAPTNHDFALAVPFSIRLRPTLKKIGLDIIHVHSPFLLGRLGARCAKKLNIPLVFTFHTLYDQYVHYVPIGQSITKEITKKFCADFCNHCNLVIVPTGIIGEHLQKWGVSTEIKALPTGINTCSFRTEEKDWLHRKFNIDVQEKILISVGRLAKEKNFSFILKSFSNVNAVFPKTKLVLVGNGPEKITLVNLARKLGISEKVIFTGTLTKDEMAKAYNSADIFVFASITETQGLVVGEAKASGLPTVAVKAFGISEMVENNVDGFLTDLDINNFVNKINLLLKDDDLRCTMSKNATINAEKISSQYCAQRLLEYYYTVIKKCADKSKIETPKLS is encoded by the coding sequence TTGGGCCTGAAAATCGGCATTTTTACCGACAGTTACCGGCCATATACAAGTGGAGTGGTCCGGTCAATTGAAACATTTTCTGAGGAATTACAGGCTCAGGGTCACGAGATTTTTATTTTTGCGCCCGAATATCCTAAACAAAATCATGATCACATGAACGAAAATAGAGTATTTCGCTTTTCTTCCATACCAGCGCCAACAAACCATGATTTTGCCCTGGCTGTGCCATTTTCAATACGTTTGCGCCCAACCCTAAAAAAAATCGGCCTGGATATCATCCATGTTCATTCGCCATTTTTATTGGGGCGTTTGGGAGCTCGCTGTGCTAAAAAATTAAATATACCGCTGGTTTTTACTTTTCATACTCTTTATGATCAATATGTTCATTATGTACCCATAGGACAAAGTATTACCAAAGAAATCACTAAAAAATTTTGTGCTGATTTTTGCAACCATTGCAACCTGGTAATTGTGCCCACCGGTATAATTGGTGAACACTTGCAGAAGTGGGGAGTTAGCACCGAAATAAAGGCATTACCCACAGGCATTAATACTTGTAGCTTTAGGACTGAGGAAAAAGATTGGCTGCACCGCAAATTCAACATAGATGTTCAAGAAAAAATACTGATATCCGTAGGCCGGTTAGCTAAAGAAAAGAACTTTTCATTTATATTGAAGAGTTTTAGCAACGTAAATGCGGTTTTTCCTAAAACCAAGTTGGTACTGGTAGGTAACGGCCCTGAAAAAATTACACTTGTTAATTTGGCCAGGAAGCTTGGCATTTCAGAAAAGGTAATTTTTACCGGCACATTAACCAAAGATGAAATGGCTAAAGCTTATAACAGTGCCGATATATTCGTTTTTGCATCAATTACCGAAACACAAGGGTTAGTGGTAGGGGAGGCCAAAGCGTCAGGATTACCAACGGTAGCGGTAAAGGCCTTTGGCATTTCGGAAATGGTAGAAAACAATGTGGATGGGTTTCTAACGGATTTAGATATAAATAATTTCGTAAATAAAATAAATCTGCTGTTAAAAGATGATGATTTACGATGTACAATGAGCAAAAATGCAACAATAAATGCTGAAAAAATTTCTTCACAATATTGCGCTCAAAGATTGCTGGAATATTATTACACTGTGATAAAAAAATGTGCTGATAAAAGCAAGATAGAGACTCCCAAATTAAGTTGA
- a CDS encoding radical SAM protein: MHLEPPVFRPPSEAFSLILQLTIGCRHNACTFCGMYKGKTYRSRTWDEIKNDIDICSSQMKSIERVFLADGDALAADTPLILKTAFYLDKKFPDLKRISMYAGPKDILAKSLDELKEIRASGVELLYLGVESGSNNILQAVCKGVSAEEMVKAGQKALKTGFGLSVTIINGLGGTALWEEHAKETGKVISAIDPTYLGALTLMPVPNTVLYHQIQQGGFTLPNAMQILQEMKYLLENLHLTHCVFRTNHASNYLPLRGILNKDSDSLITILEQAIAQPDTIPLRPESRRGL; encoded by the coding sequence ATGCATTTAGAACCACCGGTATTTAGGCCACCCAGTGAAGCCTTTAGCCTTATATTGCAGCTTACCATTGGATGCCGGCATAATGCTTGCACTTTTTGCGGTATGTACAAAGGCAAAACATACCGCAGTAGAACTTGGGACGAAATAAAAAACGATATTGATATATGTTCCTCCCAGATGAAGAGCATAGAAAGGGTATTCTTAGCTGATGGTGACGCTCTGGCGGCAGACACACCCCTTATTTTAAAAACTGCGTTTTACCTTGATAAAAAATTTCCGGATCTGAAGCGTATCAGCATGTACGCCGGTCCCAAGGATATCCTAGCCAAATCCCTGGATGAACTTAAGGAAATACGCGCCTCCGGTGTCGAATTATTATATTTGGGTGTGGAAAGCGGTAGCAATAATATTCTGCAAGCTGTCTGTAAAGGAGTATCTGCTGAGGAAATGGTAAAGGCCGGCCAAAAAGCCCTCAAGACGGGTTTTGGGCTTTCGGTGACCATTATCAATGGTCTTGGAGGCACTGCATTATGGGAGGAACATGCCAAGGAAACCGGTAAAGTCATCAGTGCTATAGATCCCACATATCTGGGTGCGTTAACGCTGATGCCGGTACCTAATACAGTATTATATCACCAAATACAGCAAGGCGGTTTTACATTACCAAATGCAATGCAAATCTTACAGGAAATGAAATATCTATTGGAAAACTTACATTTAACCCACTGCGTGTTCAGAACCAACCACGCATCAAATTATCTGCCGCTACGCGGAATATTGAACAAAGATAGTGATAGCCTTATAACCATATTGGAACAGGCCATTGCCCAACCGGATACTATACCCTTAAGGCCCGAAAGCAGAAGAGGATTGTAA
- a CDS encoding late competence development ComFB family protein: protein MIINYPELAVKELIDEVLIEYAGQNPGTCQCERCKNDIMALALNSLPAKYVVSDFGQVYTKAIYDQVGGKAQVIAALTSAIQRVQQYPSHY, encoded by the coding sequence TTGATAATTAATTATCCCGAACTGGCCGTAAAAGAATTAATTGATGAGGTCCTAATCGAATATGCCGGCCAAAACCCGGGCACCTGCCAATGCGAACGCTGCAAAAATGATATCATGGCTTTAGCGCTTAATAGCCTGCCGGCCAAGTACGTGGTCAGCGACTTCGGTCAAGTTTACACTAAGGCTATTTATGATCAGGTGGGCGGCAAAGCTCAGGTAATCGCCGCCTTGACATCAGCAATTCAAAGGGTGCAGCAGTATCCAAGTCATTATTAA
- a CDS encoding 6-phosphofructokinase produces MARSMVKRIGVLTGGGDAPGLNAVIRAVVKTAIHEYQMTIVGFENGFGGLIKNQARELTEADVVGILPRGGTILGTTNRDNPFHYPVTKGNEKTFVDVSDRVFENISIHEIEALIVIGGDGSLAIGKELHDHGLKVVGVPKTIDNDLSATDQTFGFDTALTTASEAIDKLHTTAESHHRVMVLEVMGRYAGWIALASGLAGGADVILIPEIPYNTDIVVEKINARSKEKKKFSIIVVAEGAKPMGGEMVVSKHIEGSFDPIRLGGIGNVIAQAVESATGKESRVTVLGHLQRGGSPTAYDRILATRYGTGAVNLTAEGKFGRMVCLKGQHIDSVPLEQAVGELHKVPVDGELVRVARQMGICLGD; encoded by the coding sequence ATGGCCAGATCTATGGTCAAGCGCATCGGAGTTTTAACCGGAGGCGGCGATGCACCCGGTTTAAATGCGGTAATCCGCGCTGTTGTTAAAACCGCTATCCATGAATACCAAATGACAATCGTTGGTTTTGAAAACGGTTTCGGCGGTTTAATTAAAAATCAAGCACGGGAACTAACCGAGGCAGACGTAGTTGGTATTTTGCCCAGAGGGGGAACTATTCTAGGCACCACTAACCGAGACAACCCCTTTCATTACCCAGTAACCAAAGGTAACGAAAAAACTTTTGTCGACGTATCAGACCGGGTTTTTGAGAACATCAGCATTCATGAAATAGAAGCACTGATTGTAATAGGCGGTGACGGCAGCCTGGCCATAGGAAAAGAACTGCACGACCATGGTTTGAAGGTTGTGGGTGTTCCCAAAACCATTGACAACGACCTATCAGCGACAGACCAAACCTTTGGTTTTGATACCGCCCTTACCACTGCTTCCGAAGCCATTGATAAGCTCCATACCACGGCTGAATCCCATCACCGGGTAATGGTGTTGGAGGTCATGGGTCGCTATGCCGGTTGGATCGCACTGGCATCCGGTTTGGCAGGCGGAGCCGATGTTATATTGATTCCGGAAATACCTTACAATACGGATATTGTAGTGGAAAAGATTAACGCCCGCAGCAAGGAAAAGAAAAAATTCAGTATAATAGTGGTGGCTGAAGGCGCTAAACCTATGGGTGGGGAAATGGTAGTCAGTAAACATATAGAGGGCAGCTTTGATCCCATTCGCCTGGGCGGCATTGGTAATGTAATAGCCCAAGCAGTGGAATCCGCCACCGGCAAAGAATCAAGGGTGACCGTACTGGGCCATTTGCAGCGGGGCGGGTCGCCCACAGCATATGACCGCATTCTCGCCACCCGCTACGGTACAGGAGCGGTTAATTTAACGGCCGAAGGCAAGTTCGGCAGAATGGTATGTTTAAAGGGACAGCATATTGATTCCGTGCCATTGGAGCAGGCTGTGGGTGAACTGCATAAAGTGCCTGTGGATGGGGAATTAGTCAGGGTAGCCAGACAAATGGGCATTTGCCTTGGCGATTGA